From the genome of Magnetococcales bacterium, one region includes:
- a CDS encoding response regulator, whose product MGTAESSNKDLETRENSGKPVLLIVDDVPANIKTLVSILSSECKILVATHGLAGLETAKSKHIDLILLDILMPEMDGFEVCKRLKAHAPTRHIPIIFITGLGEPESEKMGLELGAVDYITKPFNPAVVKVRVNNHLVLQATLRQLERQNKALSDAEKLRVQVEQITRHDMKSPLNGIIGFTELLLEDDDISEENKKSLMIIRQDAYRSLHMINLSLGLYRMEQGIYDLKPGDVDLIAVLKNVHQDMDGLIRTMKIDIIILVQERPARLDEHFIVWGEEILCYSVLANLIKNSVEASPRNATITITLREEESMNTVTIHNQGSVPESIRDRFFEKCVTHGKKMGTGLGTYSAKLITEAQGGSIELAPANELNETTLIVHLPRKPLNQA is encoded by the coding sequence ATGGGAACAGCAGAAAGTTCAAACAAGGATCTCGAAACAAGAGAAAATTCCGGCAAGCCGGTACTCTTGATCGTCGATGATGTTCCAGCCAACATCAAAACGCTGGTTTCCATTCTCTCCAGTGAATGCAAAATCCTGGTTGCCACCCATGGCCTGGCCGGTCTGGAAACAGCAAAATCAAAGCACATTGATCTGATTCTTCTGGATATCCTGATGCCAGAGATGGATGGCTTTGAAGTCTGCAAAAGATTGAAGGCCCATGCGCCTACCCGCCATATTCCGATCATCTTCATTACGGGACTTGGAGAGCCGGAAAGTGAAAAAATGGGGTTGGAACTGGGTGCTGTTGATTACATTACCAAACCATTCAATCCCGCCGTGGTCAAGGTCAGGGTCAACAACCATCTTGTCCTCCAGGCAACATTGAGGCAACTTGAAAGACAAAACAAGGCCCTTTCCGATGCGGAAAAATTGCGCGTTCAAGTGGAACAGATCACCCGCCATGACATGAAATCACCCTTGAATGGCATTATCGGCTTTACCGAACTTTTGTTGGAAGATGATGATATTTCAGAAGAGAATAAAAAATCGTTAATGATCATCCGCCAGGATGCCTACAGATCATTGCATATGATCAACCTTTCCCTGGGACTTTATCGCATGGAACAGGGCATCTACGATTTGAAACCCGGTGATGTGGATCTGATTGCCGTTTTGAAAAACGTCCATCAAGACATGGATGGGTTGATCAGAACCATGAAAATTGATATTATTATCCTTGTCCAGGAACGACCAGCCCGATTGGATGAACATTTTATTGTCTGGGGGGAAGAAATACTCTGTTATTCAGTTTTAGCCAATCTGATAAAAAATTCGGTGGAAGCTTCTCCCAGGAATGCAACAATTACGATCACCTTGCGGGAAGAAGAAAGCATGAATACCGTGACCATTCATAATCAGGGAAGCGTTCCGGAATCTATTCGGGACCGTTTTTTTGAAAAGTGCGTGACACATGGAAAAAAAATGGGAACCGGACTGGGAACTTATTCGGCCAAGTTGATCACCGAAGCTCAGGGGGGTAGCATTGAGCTGGCACCTGCCAATGAATTGAACGAAACGACCCTCATCGTCCATCTGCCCAGGAAACCGCTCAACCAAGCCTGA